Part of the Penaeus vannamei isolate JL-2024 chromosome 17, ASM4276789v1, whole genome shotgun sequence genome is shown below.
TTATATTTGATCCCAAATTGTCCTggtgagaccatatcttgtacatcaaagaaaaagctcaacgccgcctccgaatcttacaaactctttcacacatctcttggggctcagatcgcaaaactctcttccatcttcatgtaaccttgatcctctccactatagattatggatgccatatctactcctctgcatcaacctctcttcttgctcaccttgatacaatccactcgacgtcgagcccttctctctctccgatgctatgctcgatttcaccaattttcctttaccaaactaactattccacaatccttgcttcgtacctttacctcttctccacgtttaccaactcctctcccgtacgcatggataccctcctctcccattcccgctttcctcacctccgacctctcccactttctgtccattccattcctccatggcttatacctaacccctgtatttgctcctcagtttccctgacccaccaaaatcagatatcccccctctatccttctcactcatttccttgaccatgtctccattcattcctccagcattcatgtttacactgacggttccaaatccatctcaggagctggattcgcagtaacattcccaaattgtattttcaaatacaccctccctcctgaatctagtgtccttactacagaactgtatgcactcctttttgccttaaaacGCATATACTTATTCCCATCAccttctttcactatttttactgactcccgtaactctttaaccctcataaagtctatgcactcgaccaatctccttgtctgtaagatccagaactagttgttctatctatccacacgtcacaaatctgtcagattttgctgggtacccagccatgctggaatccctggcaatgaacaggcagatactcttgcacgctatgacgcaatgtccacatcacctcaactacatttctcacatattccagctacggattattacccccactttaaaaccttcttgtatacccgacgGCGATCTTTTTGGTCAAGCCTccacaataaattacatactgtaaaaccatcaatctcctcttggtcagctccatttcacaaaagtagacgttgggagacggcccttgcatgcttacgtattggccacactcacctaacacacacctatctaatgtcacgctcagacccgcccctatgtcctctatgtaacgtccctcctTCAGTTCCACCCTATGTTCTCTGTGTAACGTCCCTccttcagttccacacattctcttgtcctgtccacactttaatacagcacgtgTCTCTGCCTTTCCACGCCTATCCTCCCGTCACCGACcccccaacatatcagacatccttacagaatcccagagcttctgccttgacaacctgttcttcctcagacgcataaatatccttcacttgatccaactcccttacctaaaccaccataaccttttccctcatcttcaacctttcaacactactctagatagttgacacatagcaactatcacctgacatccccctttactataccttcctatagtgctatatgaccttagatgtctagcacatttattttaaccattaaccattcccatggccagtaatgaaggtgtaatacccctattaggggcaatgatgcttgccccttcatcaagtagcccttctgtttctcttataatttttttctcacaATCATTCCGCCTTTCTACTCATTTTGGATTTGTTCAAACGGTACGACAGTTTGACACGATGACTCACACCCGACAGCGTCGATGATCCCCACATGACTTGCAATAATTACAAGTAGTTGACGCTGCAGATAAAAACTTATTGTTTAAGCCCTATTTAAATTCTCTGACATTACCTCTATTATCCGTATTTCTTCTATATCAGAGTTTGTTTCTTTGTGCAAAATTATCTTGATTGCCTATTTAAATTTCTAACATTATCCATATTTTTTCTATGAGTTTGTCTCATTATCCGGAATTacgacattattattatatggagATGGAGGAGTGTTTTCCAGTCTGAAGCCCAGAATATGTGTGGAAGAGTCTGTAAGACAACGACTTTCTTTAACAAAAAGGATATAATATTGCCATGACAGTTTGGAATCAAAAGTGACACCAAGGAACTTCCCTAAAGGCTGGAATTGGGTGGGAGCATCATAAAGAAAGAGTGGAGGCTTAGAGCCTATTcgtgaaaaaagatggaaaatgtaGAAAAtcgaaagtaaagagaaagtaaAGTTTCAGAAGCATTAAAGtcaatgggaagagaaggggaaaagtaaaTTGATACAATATTGATCCAGCACcagagaaagatatgaatgattGTGCAAGGTACAGTGGTTTGAAAGGGAGGTATAGTATAGAGAAGTatagaggagatagaaaaagagtgaggggaTGGTATGAAATGATAATTTGGAATCGGTGCTAGAGGCTGTGTTAGGAAGGTTTCTTGAAGACAGATAATGGATGGATtgtaggaagaggggtaggggcaatatgaggagagggaggaaggaggtcagCAGTCACTCTGATTGTAGATAGAATGGGGGTAGAGGAACTGGAGGATGGTTGAGAGAGGTATCTTTGCAATACTGACGCAGGACTTACTATGGCCTCTAGGAGATATATTGCAGCTCTGTACTGACACTGCATCATAGTTTGTAAGGCAGGTTAGTTGGCCAtcttcacagtctgaccaatccttgTCTTAGGCAGGACAATCAGCTAGGATGATGGAAACAGTtctagtacaagtattaaggaAGGAGTGGGGTTGGGCAGGAATAGGTTTACCAGTAAGGATAACCAGGGTAGATTGTGACAAGGCGTGGATGATTGGGACAGCTGCGGAAGGAgattttgcctacttgtttttagaGGCATTACTGGAAAAGTAGGGTATTGTCAGAGTATGGGGCTGTAGGGGGAATCACACAAAacaatcccacttggctgggctaaACAAGAGTACTCAGAAGACTTATAGAAGAacgaggacaggaggaagagggactgtTGCACTGTGTAGCAGAGGGCAATAATGTTGAATTGTAATAAGGGATGTAGGAAATGGAGATGATTGCGCAGATGGGGTTGAGGGCattgggagtgaggaaggaggggccTTTTGAAGGTTGAGTTATGATCTGGGAAGATGATTAAGGATTGGTCAAGTCGACAAAAAGTGTTGAGGAGTAGGGTGTAGTAGAAGTGGTCGGAACCACGATCAAATGAGAGGCAGGGGTCAGTAAACCAGAGGAGTTAGATTCAAGGTTAGTTGATAAAGGACAAGCCTAAATGTCTCTAAAAAGAGTCCAAGATCTTCATTACTAGAAAAAGTATGCCTGAAATATGTGGGGAAGATAAAAGGTCCACCCCTCCGGGTCCCCAAGAAGGGTAAGGGCTAAACAATTAACCAAAGGAATACCATGCCAATGGCTCCCTGAGGCCCATTCATAACTGGCAccaagtcagcctttcatcctttcaacacaactctcacaccttaggatttggacaggggaaggggttggggaaggtaaggaaaaggagagtaggaggagaaaatacTGCGCATAATTAGTTGAgctgagggctgaggcccaaggtagtgGTAATCCCTAACATAGggccttcatctccatctcctaagccccatGACAACAATGAACAAATGCTTGGGGGGATTTTCCaagttttcctcctttccttctgatTCTTAGCTCCAAAAGGATTtattaacatttaacaaaaccAATATGCTATCAAACTTAAATCACTTTAATATTTATaattcatgtacacatacaactTATTACCCAACTGTGTGCTAGGAATGTAATCAGGATATACTTTATTGCCATCGTCTGTACAAATTACTTAATGGAAAATCCTAGTGACTATGAAAAGCCACTTTGTTTTGTTAAGACATAACATGTTATTCCACACAAATGGTGTACACATGGCTAATACCAACGGTTTCTACAATTTACTTTGAGTTATTATCCCAAAACTTCTATAACAAGTAAATTACAGATAAACAACTGACAGGATAACTCACACAAGTCTACTGTGAACAAACacctttatttctaatttttACAAATAATACTAAGCAATATTTACATAAAGAATGAAGCTATTTGTAGAGTAACAGGAATTCAATGAAGAAAGGCAATTGAAGTCATTGGTAGCAAGAAAAAGTTTTAAGAGAGGAAGGTTAAAAGTATCATTCATAGCAGCAGATTTCAGACTTCAAAGACAACCTTGCACTTCTGCTTTCTGCTTTCTTATGCGTTTTCTGTGTCCACTTTCTGTATAAGAGCACTAGCTTCTTGCTGTACATAGCGCACATGACCTAAGTGTTGAAATGTATCGATCACTTTATGTGTTGTCCATTGAAATGGAACAAATATTTACAATTCTGAACAAAATAATCGCTATTTTACACTGATCATAATTAAAAACAAAGACTTGTACATAGTTCTGCATCATCATATATAAGCCGTAACTGAACAGATATACAATAACACAGTATAAATAAtggcacataaacacacgaacatgcactCTCATTCAGTCAAAATGTTTGTTCCCTTCTAAATCCTATACGAGTATTATTAAAAGGACTTATTCtacaataaattaaagaaaaaaaaaactataaatcaaATAGTAACAGGCCTGTTTTAACTACAAAAGAAATATCAAACTGTACTGGAACATTCATCACAcacaactaacaaaaaaaaaatatctggtaTCTTCTATATtatgaataacaatgacagcTGAAAATAGACATCCAGGTATTAATAACAAGATAAGTAATTTTCACCTGATCCTAAATCATAAAGGGAATATAGTTGACATTATCATTCTGTATGGAATGGATTTGCAGTCACTTCTCAGAATGATCTGTGTTTGCTTCCTGATGCATGTGGTAAACAACAAGTATTACTTGGGAGTTCATGTCTCCAAAAGTCATCACAGTAACAGAATTTTCTCTCAGTGAAACTGCCTCTACACATGTTAGCATTTGCAATATTTGTGCTCAGGGAAAAAGGATTTTGGCATTACAATTTCTTCATCCCATGTATGGCTTTCAAAATATAAGCTAAATGGCCAAAACTTTCATATGAGAAGGTTTTCCTTTTCTGCTAAAATATATTTCAAGTTTACATTTAAAATACAATAATTTATTCAAgttccttttcttttataaattAAAGATACTATATTGACACAGCAAAGGGCACATGCTTAATAACAACATACCCGTCTACAAAATAAAAGAGGTACTATAATAATTGCAATTAGGTGTTACATGAAACACTGGAACACCTGATCATCAGGTTTCTTACCAACTAACTGAAACATTTTCTAATTTCTTGGTTAAATTTATTCTAGTTTCTTAAGTAAATTTGTGAACAACTGGCAACCCAAGGTAAGCCAAATAACATTCTTATATCTAAAATTTATgtaagtgattgagagagagagaaaaaaatacaaattacatatctatatacatacacatggaaaGTATATCTACATAAGATCTGCAGCCTTACTATCAATAATTGCATTTTTGGACATACTGGGCAGAGTTTACAACTTGGAGTGGACACTGGGTATACTAAACATTAACAAATCAAAAAAACTGCATGGTCAACCTGGTTGCTAATGTATGTATTTCAGCCTATTTACGTTTGGGTGGATTGTGTCATGCAAATCAATACATCCTTTATAAGagctaataataatcacaaaaataagacCAATGTAAATTATGTCTGTTTATTACCTTCTAAATACAGCCATAGTGTTGActagatatatttatcttttcagtGGTCTACAGACTATCATGTGGGTGGGTCATGGGAAGGTCCGCCTTTCTGGTTAGCCTTAAAACTAGCACTTACGCTTGCACACGTGCTCTTGCACATTCCCAGTATATTACAGCaatggagagagagtaagtaCCTAGATTTGCTGATATCTTCACACTAAACTGTCAGGAATAGCATAAGGCAGCACAGGGGATGTACTGTAGTATCAAATATTCTGTTATGTAAAATAATATAGAACTCCTTGAgaattctcttctttatcaaaTATCCAAAAAATCAAAGATCTGGTACCAGACTAAGAtctcctttttcatatatttatatacatataaatcttttacaacattaacatgaaaatcaatgaataaatcaTCCCACATCCATAATGTGTGCAGAAAAAATGTGTATTGATTACATACTGATAACAAAGTGTGCCCAAAAATTAGGAAATGattgaagaaatagaaaagaaaagaaaagatgaagaagaaaatgcatTCACAGTTACACAATGTAAAGACACCTTTGAGAGTACCACTGCTTCCTGCCATGAAAACAATATCAAATGATAACATATGAATTCACTGGTTTTGTCCAACTTGTTGCTGAAGTCTTCATTACCACATGTGGGTCTCACGGATCTCCCCAATAATGACATTGGCATTCTGAAGAgcctaaaaggaaaagaaaaaataaattagcaAGTAAAATTTAAATAGAAGGAACTCAGAATTTCCATGCATCTTCCCAAATCCTTATTTCGTATATAATATGTCAGTATTAttcttttacaaaatatataccaTCTTTATACAGATTGTTAAGCTTCTAACTGCTGCAAGATTTTACTACAagtttttattaattctttcagTTTCCCatccctttattccttccctcgtTATTCTACCAGGTTTGAATGAATGTCCATCCCATCTCATTAGAGCTCAGCATCTTTTTGAAAGCCTCACCTTCAGCATTTCCGCTGCCTCCTTCCTGCGCTGAGCTATCTCTGGGGATTCTGAAAGGAAGGTGTCGATCTCTTCTGTGCGATACAAATGCTTCACAAGCTCTGACTGGAGATTGTCTTTGACGTGGTTGACCAAGAAGTGCATGATGGCCTTGGGGACTTTATCCTGGATGCTCTTTCGTACAATGTAGAAGTATGTCTTGATTAGGCGTTCTGTGTGTAGAGTGGAGTTGTGAAATAACGATTGAAATATGTGTCtgagatattttttcttattgaagATACACAGATTCTACATAAAAATAATCACACTATTATATAGACAAAAACAGTGTCACTACCCTTAACCTGTTAAAAAAAAAGGACCAGACAAAACTGTTTCAAGTAAGCTGCTCAACCTAAACACTATCTACCACTACTCACCAATGACCTCACAGTCTTTCGATTCCCTCTCGGTGAGCTTGCGTGTCTGCTGCATAGGGACCTCTGGGAGCAAGTTGACTGGCTTCTGTGGAGACAGGATGCCGCCCTCAGGGGGTGTTGGTACCTTTCCAACCTGTCAAtgcacaccacacccacacagggGGAAGACTAGTAAGCACAAGCAGCTACAGTGCGCTAAGCGAGGAGGACTTGCAGTGTTTAAGAGTACAAGGAGGTACATACACCTGGGTGCAGTGCCAGTACAGAAGTCCTAAAGCACAGGAGTTTGCTTGAAAAGTCAGTACTTGTAATCCCTATTCATAAAGGCAGACATATGATAATTTCTAAACACAGGAAATTTCAAATGAGAAATTGCCTGTGCCTTAAAATTTGGGCCATTTCAATACCCTCAATGGAATAGCAAACACCTGCAATGTATGCCTTCTTTTGATCATATGTCTGCCAGTctatgaagagggagaaaaaaattaaaagggaaaacaagaagttgtaaagatagagagaaatagaagagaaaagtaaaagcaaaatgagaaaaagaaaaagaatgagagatagatagagataagcgAAGTAGCAAGAGGCATCAGATTTCAAAGAAATCCTAACTAAGAGACAATCTAAAAGCAACAGATGTATCCTAAAATCTGCCCTCTGGGCATCGAGTGTCAAAGGTCTTCTGTTTTAAGTAAGCAAGTTAATAGTAATGCTAAGAACTCCATGTTATCTCAAGGATTAAAGAAGTTATATGGATGTCATAAAGTTACAAGGAATCAATAAGTAAGTTATCATATTTGAGACAGAAACAcaaaagagactgacagacataagGAGGAGGTTTGCAAAAGTACATCGAAAGTGTACACATTACATCAACTTTACAAATAGATATTCATTTCAGATTTGCATTCATACATCATTTGAATCTTCTAAAACACACTAACTCTTCCGTTACACAATCCATATTACTGAATATAAAACTTACGATTAACACAATGTAATAATTCAATTTAGACTGAACTCCCTCATCCTGTAGAGAACTTGGTTTCACTCTTGACTTTATACGGTACTGTATGTTTAACATTAATTTCTCAAAGAATTAAGTATAACTATATAGCTCTTATATACTGTTTTCAAACAGCTAGATAAGATTAATCATTGGTACTATAAAATGAAagatacaagaagaaaaataaatatatatatttttgtgactGTATCTTATCTGCAAGCAATGTTAAACTAAGTGCTAAATACTGGGAGGTAGGTCAGCTGAAGCAAAATATGTAAGATGAAATGCAATACTGAGTATAACACAGTAttgatttcattctctttcacagaggggaagaaaaatatatattaaaagcaGTATATCTAGTGAAACTATAATCTTTCCTAGGCATCCATGAGGCTATCTGTATCGGTAATTGTGTTTATAATCTTAAAAAGGCAGTTCTGGTGATCTGTAGCTGCATTTTTTTCAaccactgatattgataatgaagaaaaaaagcataTTCACATGCAATTTCTGTTGCTAATTTGCAATCTATACACTGGTGACTCATGAGTTGGTGTAGGATGCAATGACTGGGAATGTAATAAACTTTACCTCATCTCCTAGTGATCAGAATACAAAAGACAGTCTTCCCTGGTTACAGTTTTAAAAGTGGGATGACTCTATAGACACCAGAGTGCAAAAACCATGAACATTTTAACCACTCAAAACATCTGATTAAGATTGCATTACTGTAATGCAAGCAATGAGGACATGTGATTTCTAGACATAAATACTAAATAGTGCTATATCACATCAAAATAATTTACACATTACTGAAGTGCCTCTATCAATCAACACTGAAGATATACATTTTAAGCAAAGTGTAGGAACACTCAGCATAAAATTGAAACAAAATATCTTTCAAAAAAGCACCTGTGAAATACTGAAAACTCATAATAGTTAAACATCATTTGAGGATCACATTACTGATAACATAAATCACACACAGTATTATCATGGCAAAACCTATCCACAAATGACTCATGAATTTTCTCATATGAATGGGGTTCATCTACACCAAAAACCAAGGAAACCTCAGCTGCAAAACCCTGGAAATTCAtgcgagaaaaaacaaaaaatatttctttaatcATACTCTAATCCAAACAACATAATATTCACAACAGACACTAAGCTGCAGCCTCTCctgtcatatatataaacaatcacctATTGTCCATCTCAGACAGATGTTACTGAACCTGATTATTTTACTACTTCTTTTGTGGAGTACATACTTAATTTTGCAACCAGAAAGTATAATACCAAAATAATGAatcacacaaatgtaaacaagtcAAATGTACATTATAATACCAATTTGTGTATTATTGAAGACTTAGAGCACCATAACAAAGGCCTAGAGGTTGCTGAGTAAAAGTTCCTCTTTACAAGGTCAAAATATCTGTTGCTCTTCCAAAAAATGCTATATGTTGTAGTTGGGATTCCAGGttgaaaaattaaagagaaaattgaaaagaaaaaaaacaaggagaagaagaagaaaataaggtacAAATGAAGAagatcaagataatgatgatgaactaaatgaaagtgataaaaaagagaaaaggaggaacaagaaaaaaagtaagatgaagaaaatgaagaggaagacccAGAGACCTCCAGGCATGATGCCAAGAAAAACAAGGGAAGTTATAGGTCAGACACCATCAGTCTCTTAATGGTGAATTCCTAATGACCATCCTCCAAAAATAATCACATCCAGCAACaccccagagagagacagagatagacagagagatagaatgggAACATGCATAACTAAACCTcatggggggggaaaaaaccaaCCTCTACTCCTTGGTCGGGATTAATGATGGTGTCAAAGGCCGAGAGAGCTAATTGCTAAagcccacaatcacacacacacagggggtcAAACAGTAGGAATTGTATTAATACGTTTTATACCAAAAATACTGGTtactgaaatgaaaaataaataaacaaacaaataactgtAACTTCAGCAACAATCAGAGGATCTGCAGTATTCCCATATGATTATGCTTGAATGGTAAAcatg
Proteins encoded:
- the LOC138864566 gene encoding dynamin-1-like protein isoform X4, with amino-acid sequence MTRFMGEQGLPRPALPLEPAASAANKDGGANNQNWFSSLIAGPRAETTAPSKEQSRESSPSATPTHQKPVNLLPEVPMQQTRKLTERESKDCEVIERLIKTYFYIVRKSIQDKVPKAIMHFLVNHVKDNLQSELVKHLYRTEEIDTFLSESPEIAQRRKEAAEMLKALQNANVIIGEIRETHMW
- the LOC138864566 gene encoding dynamin-1-like protein isoform X2 gives rise to the protein MTRFMGEQGLPRPALPLEPAASAANKDGGANNQNWFSSLIAGPRAETTAPSKEQSRESSPSATPTHQQLALSAFDTIINPDQGVEKPVNLLPEVPMQQTRKLTERESKDCEVIERLIKTYFYIVRKSIQDKVPKAIMHFLVNHVKDNLQSELVKHLYRTEEIDTFLSESPEIAQRRKEAAEMLKALQNANVIIGEIRETHMW
- the LOC138864566 gene encoding dynamin-1-like protein isoform X1, with product MTRFMGEQGLPRPALPLEPAASAANKDGGANNQNWFSSLIAGPRAETTAPSKEQSRESSPSATPTHQQLALSAFDTIINPDQGVEVGKVPTPPEGGILSPQKPVNLLPEVPMQQTRKLTERESKDCEVIERLIKTYFYIVRKSIQDKVPKAIMHFLVNHVKDNLQSELVKHLYRTEEIDTFLSESPEIAQRRKEAAEMLKALQNANVIIGEIRETHMW
- the LOC138864566 gene encoding dynamin-1-like protein isoform X3, translating into MTRFMGEQGLPRPALPLEPAASAANKDGGANNQNWFSSLIAGPRAETTAPSKEQSRESSPSATPTHQVGKVPTPPEGGILSPQKPVNLLPEVPMQQTRKLTERESKDCEVIERLIKTYFYIVRKSIQDKVPKAIMHFLVNHVKDNLQSELVKHLYRTEEIDTFLSESPEIAQRRKEAAEMLKALQNANVIIGEIRETHMW